In one Massilia endophytica genomic region, the following are encoded:
- a CDS encoding Hpt domain-containing protein yields the protein MTAYAHAPNEAIFSVDALLEDLGNDERALAKTVKMVRDGISPGVSPLNAAGEAVREARFMEARRLVAQLRQSMSPFGAQRLAAACLALELALTSGQVVEIPLLFSKVELELEHVLEQAGAWLDQHAGRNTRR from the coding sequence ATGACGGCCTATGCCCACGCCCCGAACGAGGCGATATTCAGCGTGGACGCGCTGCTCGAGGATCTCGGCAACGATGAACGGGCGCTGGCGAAGACGGTAAAAATGGTGCGGGACGGCATAAGTCCCGGCGTCTCGCCCCTGAACGCGGCCGGCGAGGCCGTGCGGGAGGCGCGTTTCATGGAGGCGCGCCGGCTGGTGGCGCAATTGCGCCAGAGCATGAGTCCTTTTGGCGCCCAGCGCCTGGCCGCCGCCTGCCTGGCCCTGGAGCTCGCCTTGACCTCCGGCCAGGTGGTGGAAATTCCCCTTCTGTTCTCGAAAGTGGAGCTGGAGCTGGAGCATGTGCTGGAACAGGCGGGCGCCTGGCTCGACCAGCATGCGGGCCGAAATACCCGGCGTTAG